In Syntrophotaleaceae bacterium, the DNA window TGATCGGCGGATTGGGAGGAGCGGTGTGCGAAGCTCTGGCTGAAGGATGTCCCGTACCCGTGGAGAGGGTGGGGCTGCGCGACCAGTTTGGTCAGTCCGGAACCGCCGAGGAACTGCTAACCTACTACGGACTTACGGCTGCACACCTGGTGGAAGCGGCCGAACGGGTCCTGAAGCGGAAGTAAAAGTCGTTTCGCGGCGGTTTTAATCGGGAATCCAGCCGCTAAAACCCTGGAATCCTGGATGCCCGATAGAATCTCTCGGGCATGACGGATCAAATCCGCGAAGGCAACCCAATTTAGCCCCGGCATATTTTGTCCGGTCAAAACAGTCCTTTTTCGAAGAGGCGCACCGTGCGAAAGCAAAAAGTTTTGCTGGTCGACGAGGATAGACAGCTCTGCAGTTCCCTTGCGGTTCAATTGACGGAACGGGACTACGAGGTGGCCAGTCTCTTCTCCGGCCAGGGGGCGCTGGAACTGCTGGCCGAGGAATCCCCCGACCTCCTGCTGCTGGAACAGGGGCTGGCGGATATGGATGGTCTCGAGGTCCTGCGGCAGGCCAAACAGCTCGACGAAGACCTGAATGTCATCCTGGTGACGACGTCCGATGCCCCGGAGGTAGCGGTACAGGCCCTGCGGCTCGGTGCCTTCGAATGTCTGCGCAAGCCGGTCAATACCGACGAACTGGTGCTGGTCGTCGAACGGGCTCTGGAAACAGGCCAGCTCAAGCGGGAAGTGGCCAAGCTGCGGTCCGAACGACCGGCCCGCTTCGGCGTCGAAAACATCATCGGCCGCAGTCAGGACATGAAGAAGATTCTGGCCATGGTGCGCAAGATTGCCCGCAGCGAAGCCGGCACGGTTTTCATCCAGGGCGAGAGCGGCACCGGCAAGGAACTGATCGCCAAGGCCATCCATTATGAGAGCAGCCGGGCTGATCACCCCTTTATGGCCATCAACTGTGCGGCCGTGCCCGAAACCCTGCTCGAAAGCGAGATCATGGGCCACGAGAGGGGCGCCTTTACCGATGCCAAGGTGCTGAAGAAAGGGCTTTTCGAACTGGCCGACGGCGGCACCGTCTTTCTCGACGAGATCGGGGATATGGCGCTGGCCATGCAGGCCAAGCTGCTGCGGGTCCTGGAGGAGCGCTCATTCCGCAGGGTCGGCGGCACCAAGGACGTCAAGGTCGATGTCCGGATCATTTCCGCCACCAACCGCGACCTGCAGAAGGCGATGGAGGAAAAAACCTTTCGTAACGACCTCTACTACCGAATCGGGGTGATTCCGATCCAGCTTCCGCCCCTGCGGGAGCGCCGGGAGGATATTATCCCGCTGGCCGAACACTTCATCAACCAGTTCAACAAGGAGTTCGGCAAGCAGGTCCGCGGCATTTCCCGCATGGCGGAAAAGATCCTCACCGAGTACGACTGGCCCGGCAATATCCGGGAGCTGAAGAACGTCATCGAGCGCTCGGTGATCCTCGAATGCGAGGAAACCCTGCTGGTGGAAAATCTGCCCCGCGAGCTGATCGACCGCACCGTCGGCACCGCCGGCCCCCTCAATTTCCGGCTCCCTCCCGAAGGGATCGACATCGAGGATGTGGAGCGGGAACTGATCCGCCAGGCCCTGGAGATGGCCGACGGCAACCAGTCCCAGGCGGCAAGGCTGCTCAACCTGGGCATCGACGCCCTGCGCTACCGGATGAAAAAGTTCGATTTCATGTAAGACAAAAGCGGGCCGCAGGGCCCGCTTTTGTCTTTCGGAGAAGGAAGTCGGACGATAAAGGAAGGAAAATTTTCATTATTAAAATATTTGACGTTAAGCCCCTATATCGGTATGAATGAATGATCATTTTCGTACTGTAATGCATGGAGGGGGCATGCCGGGGAAAACCTGGTCGATGATCAACCACAACCGCGCGCCGGAGCAGATCCGGTGGGCGGTTTTTTATTTTCATACGGCAGGATATTTGTCCCTGATTGATAAGGAGGGGATCTGTGCAAGATTATTATGCTCATTCAACCGAATCGAAAATCAAGGACGATTGGCAGACTCTTGACGAACACCTCCGGAATGTCGCCAATCTGGCCAGCATGTTTTCATCGGTTTTCTGCGCCGGAAAATGGGGGAAGTTGTCCGGCCTCTTGCATGATGCCGGAAAAGCATCGGTGGCTTTCCAGCGCAGGTTGGAGGGGCAGCAGGCAAGGGTTGATCATTCAACTTTTGGCGCCCGCCTGGCCCGAGAAAAGGGCGGGCTGTTCGGACTGATCCTGGGCTATGTGGTGGCCGGGCACCATGGTGGCATCCCTGACGGGGGCGAACAGGAAGGGCAACTGCACTTCCGTTTGAAGCATGGCAAGGTGCCGGAAGATGTTGAACTTCTTTGGGAGATAGATTTTCCGACGGAATTGAGGCCGCCATTCAAACCAGCCCGAGACCGGGGAGGCTTCAGTCTGGCCTTTTTCTGTCGCATGCTTTTCTCCTGTCTGGTCGATGCGGATTTTCTGGATACCGAGGCCTTTTGCGACCCAGAAAAAGTCGAGTTTCGGCCGCCTACTGTTTCCTCGCCGTTGTTTGCCGAGCTCAAAAGGCGCCTCGACAACCATCTTGAAGCAAAAGCACGC includes these proteins:
- a CDS encoding sigma-54 dependent transcriptional regulator — encoded protein: MRKQKVLLVDEDRQLCSSLAVQLTERDYEVASLFSGQGALELLAEESPDLLLLEQGLADMDGLEVLRQAKQLDEDLNVILVTTSDAPEVAVQALRLGAFECLRKPVNTDELVLVVERALETGQLKREVAKLRSERPARFGVENIIGRSQDMKKILAMVRKIARSEAGTVFIQGESGTGKELIAKAIHYESSRADHPFMAINCAAVPETLLESEIMGHERGAFTDAKVLKKGLFELADGGTVFLDEIGDMALAMQAKLLRVLEERSFRRVGGTKDVKVDVRIISATNRDLQKAMEEKTFRNDLYYRIGVIPIQLPPLRERREDIIPLAEHFINQFNKEFGKQVRGISRMAEKILTEYDWPGNIRELKNVIERSVILECEETLLVENLPRELIDRTVGTAGPLNFRLPPEGIDIEDVERELIRQALEMADGNQSQAARLLNLGIDALRYRMKKFDFM